In Hemiscyllium ocellatum isolate sHemOce1 chromosome 2, sHemOce1.pat.X.cur, whole genome shotgun sequence, a single window of DNA contains:
- the LOC132829063 gene encoding bone morphogenetic protein 2 isoform X2 has translation MPMGPFDFLSGALLFVCFLASDVTNSYADNHEVQQPFSKAILEMLHINTLTFPRRTKLHPYMRLIYQQLSSSETKDSTTTEGTLVQSFRSIKVPEYDNPGWIWFNISKLKPSMVAAELVLLRRTLHPKSLTVNVTVHNIGLEGKNLTISDPLDKKILNLSELPSSGYDTFNVSTILRQWTLDVIGFQFQFTDDSGSLVLHDALTQSLYCLDTNSQDEPLLVAYRLALSETRKVAKPFGSRNNQRSSRENRWKFPRSRDISGECKMHPLYVNLQSLKLNNWILEPRGFYANACRGYCSELITEKGNTVTISPAWRTVMQNITKNQRK, from the exons ATGCCAATGGGACCGTTCGACTTTCTCTCTGGAGCTTTGTTGTTTGTCTGCTTCTTGGCGTCAGACGTAACAAATTCCTATGCAGACAATCATGAAGTACAGCAACCATTCAGTAAAGCCATTTTGGAAATGTTACATATAAACACGCTTACATTTCCACGACGTACCAAGCTTCACCCTTACATGAGACTGATCTATCAGCAACTCAGCTCATCAGAAACCAAGGACTCCACTACCACTGAGGGAACTCTGGTGCAAAGCTTCCGCAGTATCAAAG TTCCTGAATATGACAATCCAGGATGGATATGGTTCAACATTTCCAAACTCAAGCCCTCCATGGTGGCAGCAGAGCTGGTGCTATTGCGAAGAACTCTCCATCCGAAGTCTCTGACGGTTAATGTAACCGTACATAATATTGGTTTGGAAGGGAAAAACCTCACCATCAGTGATCCACTTGACAAGAAGATTTTGAATCTGAGTGAGCTGCCATCTTCTGGATATGACACGTTTAATGTTTCCACCATCCTGAGACAGTGGACATTGGATGTGATAGGATTTCAGTTCCAGTTTACTGATGACAGTGGGAGTCTGGTATTACACGATGCTCTGACTCAAAGCCTCTACTGCCTTGACACAAACTCTCAGGATGAGCCACTACTTGTTGCCTATAGGTTGGCACTGTCAGAGACGAGGAAGGTAGCAAAGCCGTTTGGCAGCAGAAACAACCAGCGGAGCTCCAGGGAGAACCGGTGGAAATTCCCACGTAGCAGGGATATTTCTGGGGAGTGCAAAATGCACCCACTGTACGTGAACTTACAGTCTTTGAAGTTAAATAATTGGATCCTGGAACCTCGGGGTTTCTATGCTAATGCTTGCAG AGGTTATTGCTCTGAATTAATCACTGAGAAGGGGAACACAGTCACAATAAGTCCTGCATGGAGAACAGTGATGCAAAACATAACGAAAAATCAAAG GAAATGA
- the LOC132829063 gene encoding bone morphogenetic protein 2 isoform X1: MPMGPFDFLSGALLFVCFLASDVTNSYADNHEVQQPFSKAILEMLHINTLTFPRRTKLHPYMRLIYQQLSSSETKDSTTTEGTLVQSFRSIKVPEYDNPGWIWFNISKLKPSMVAAELVLLRRTLHPKSLTVNVTVHNIGLEGKNLTISDPLDKKILNLSELPSSGYDTFNVSTILRQWTLDVIGFQFQFTDDSGSLVLHDALTQSLYCLDTNSQDEPLLVAYRLALSETRKVAKPFGSRNNQRSSRENRWKFPRSRDISGECKMHPLYVNLQSLKLNNWILEPRGFYANACRGYCSELITEKGNTVTISPAWRTVMQNITKNQRWHCTPEKYSSVSLMHVTESGDIFIERIKEMSIESCACK; this comes from the exons ATGCCAATGGGACCGTTCGACTTTCTCTCTGGAGCTTTGTTGTTTGTCTGCTTCTTGGCGTCAGACGTAACAAATTCCTATGCAGACAATCATGAAGTACAGCAACCATTCAGTAAAGCCATTTTGGAAATGTTACATATAAACACGCTTACATTTCCACGACGTACCAAGCTTCACCCTTACATGAGACTGATCTATCAGCAACTCAGCTCATCAGAAACCAAGGACTCCACTACCACTGAGGGAACTCTGGTGCAAAGCTTCCGCAGTATCAAAG TTCCTGAATATGACAATCCAGGATGGATATGGTTCAACATTTCCAAACTCAAGCCCTCCATGGTGGCAGCAGAGCTGGTGCTATTGCGAAGAACTCTCCATCCGAAGTCTCTGACGGTTAATGTAACCGTACATAATATTGGTTTGGAAGGGAAAAACCTCACCATCAGTGATCCACTTGACAAGAAGATTTTGAATCTGAGTGAGCTGCCATCTTCTGGATATGACACGTTTAATGTTTCCACCATCCTGAGACAGTGGACATTGGATGTGATAGGATTTCAGTTCCAGTTTACTGATGACAGTGGGAGTCTGGTATTACACGATGCTCTGACTCAAAGCCTCTACTGCCTTGACACAAACTCTCAGGATGAGCCACTACTTGTTGCCTATAGGTTGGCACTGTCAGAGACGAGGAAGGTAGCAAAGCCGTTTGGCAGCAGAAACAACCAGCGGAGCTCCAGGGAGAACCGGTGGAAATTCCCACGTAGCAGGGATATTTCTGGGGAGTGCAAAATGCACCCACTGTACGTGAACTTACAGTCTTTGAAGTTAAATAATTGGATCCTGGAACCTCGGGGTTTCTATGCTAATGCTTGCAG AGGTTATTGCTCTGAATTAATCACTGAGAAGGGGAACACAGTCACAATAAGTCCTGCATGGAGAACAGTGATGCAAAACATAACGAAAAATCAAAG GTGGCACTGTACCCCGGAAAAATATTCTTCAGTTAGTTTAATGCACGTAACAGAGTCTGGTGATATTTTTATTGAGAGGATAAAAGAGATGAGTATTGAGAGTTGTGCATGCAAATAA